The stretch of DNA TGCGGCGCTGGCTTTGCTGGCCAGCTCTGCACCCGGGCTGGGGATGGGGAATGACATGGAAGAAATCTACGGACTGATCGGTCAGCTCAAGGCCAATGCGGGACAGCGCGCCGAACTGATCGCGATCCTGCTGGAAGCCTCGCAGGCGATGGAAGGCAACCTGCTCTATCTGGTGGCAGAGGATCTCGAAGAC from Porphyrobacter sp. YT40 encodes:
- a CDS encoding antibiotic biosynthesis monooxygenase family protein, producing MMERREFIGAAALALLASSAPGLGMGNDMEEIYGLIGQLKANAGQRAELIAILLEASQAMEGNLLYLVAEDLEDPDLIWITEVWRTRTDHANSLKPAAVQAAIARARPLIAGFGLRAETRPVGYAG